In Penaeus chinensis breed Huanghai No. 1 chromosome 11, ASM1920278v2, whole genome shotgun sequence, a genomic segment contains:
- the LOC125030392 gene encoding neuronal pentraxin-2-like — protein MTQGKNKLWLSLMLFLFSFPSNEAQTVDMPPSATATQVPILFLQESGIPSSESFAHLVTPFPKLFSFSVCYRLRLARFREESTLMSYALSDDLDNVIRMDHRMTGYKVSLHSKWALTKLTTPLRSWAHFCFTYDLGTGEWRIYLNGERRQEQDSLAGGFHRDQSFSGEITELNFWGRVLDDKTITQIWFFLELGFLDLMLT, from the exons ATGACGCAAGGAAAGAATAAACTGTGGTTGAGTCtgatgctctttctcttctcctttccttccaacGAGGCTCAGACAG tGGACATGCCTCCAAGTGCCACCGCTACCCAGGTACCGATCCTCTTCCTTCAGGAGTCCGGCATTCCTTCTTCAGAGAGCTTTGCCCACTTGGTGACGCCCTTCCCGAAACTCTTCAGCTTCAGCGTGTGTTACCGCCTCCGTCTGGCAAGGTTTCGTGAGGAGTCAACACTCATGTCGTACGCGCTGTCAGATGATCTTGATAACGTAATACGAATGG ACCATCGTATGACGGGGTACAAGGTCTCGCTACACAGCAAGTGGGCACTAACCAAGCTCACGACGCCGCTGCGCTCTTGGGCCCACTTCTGCTTCACCTACGACCTCGGAACGGGCGAGTGGCGCATCTACCTCAACGGGGAGCGCC GACAGGAACAGGACAGTCTCGCCGGGGGCTTCCACCGCGACCAAAGTTTCAGCGGAGAGATCACCGAACTCAACTTCTGGGGACGTGTTCTCGACGACAAGACCATCACGCAG